One Bacillota bacterium DNA segment encodes these proteins:
- a CDS encoding DMT family transporter, whose amino-acid sequence MSWRAFPVPSSVSLKVTLERSTPVQFLMLGLAAVAGLAMAVQGSLNAALNKVIGLFPATLVVHIIGTVLTAAAVVFGLGHANWAKIATVPWYAYLGGVLNVLIIAGVAAVIPRLGVASATTAIIVGQVLTALCIDHLGCFGLDKVPFTWTKLLGLALLAAGAWLLLYVKK is encoded by the coding sequence ATGTCTTGGCGTGCCTTTCCTGTCCCGTCTTCGGTTAGTCTTAAGGTTACTTTAGAAAGGAGCACGCCGGTGCAATTCTTAATGCTGGGCTTGGCCGCTGTGGCCGGACTGGCCATGGCGGTCCAAGGTTCACTCAATGCCGCTTTAAATAAGGTCATCGGCTTGTTCCCCGCCACCTTAGTAGTTCATATCATTGGCACTGTCCTTACTGCGGCGGCGGTTGTGTTTGGCCTTGGCCACGCCAACTGGGCCAAAATTGCAACTGTTCCTTGGTATGCTTATTTAGGGGGTGTACTTAACGTACTCATTATCGCCGGCGTAGCCGCGGTGATTCCCCGCTTAGGCGTGGCCAGCGCCACCACGGCCATTATTGTGGGACAAGTCCTTACTGCCCTGTGTATCGATCACTTGGGCTGTTTCGGGCTGGACAAAGTACCGTTTACCTGGACCAAGCTGTTGGGACTCGCGCTGTTGGCCGCCGGTGCTTGGCTCTTATTATA